From the genome of Anabrus simplex isolate iqAnaSimp1 chromosome X, ASM4041472v1, whole genome shotgun sequence, one region includes:
- the LOC137503120 gene encoding zinc finger protein ZFP2-like gives MRSHTSENRYCCNVCGKSFRWKKLAGHMGIHTGNKPHFCTVCCKSFVKESSLSYHKLTKTGEKPYRCNVCSKSFTSKDSLTVHMRTHTGDKPFMCNVCGKSFIQKGSLTLHMRTHTGEKPYKCNGCGKSFTNKNSLTVHIRTHTGDKPYSCNVCGKSFIQGGKLTQHMRTHTGDKPFSCNVCGKSFTCKGGLTDHMLSHTGEKPNNCNVCDKSFAKKGDLTVHMRTHTGEKPYRCNVCGKSFIQGGKLTQHMRTHTGEKPFSCNVCGKSFTCKGGLTDHMLSHTGEKPNNCNVCDKSFAKKGDLTVHMRTHTGEKPYSCNVCGKSFIEGGKLTKHMRAHTGEKPYSCNACCKSFTWKRSLTNHMPSHPCETQTIAMM, from the coding sequence atgcggtctcacacgagcgagaaccgatactgctgcaatgtctgtggaaaatccttcaggtggaaaaaactagcaggtcatATGGGTATTCATACAGGCAACAAGCCtcacttttgcactgtatgttgcaaatcatttgtcaaggaaagcagtttatcttatcacaagctgacaAAAACAGGAGAGAaaccatacaggtgcaatgtctgtagcaagtcattcacaAGCAAAGacagtctgaccgttcatatgcggacccatacaggcgataagccgttcatgtgcaatgtctgtggcaaatcattcatacagaaaggcagtctgacgcttcatatgcggacccatacaggcgagaagccttacaaatGCAATggctgtggcaaatcattcacaaacaaaaacagtctgaccgttcatatacggacccatacaggcgataagccatacagctgtaatgtctgtggcaaatcattcatacagggagGTAAACTAAcccaacatatgcggacccatacaggcgacaagccattcagctgcaatgtctgtggcaaatcattcacatgtAAAGGtggtctgaccgatcatatgcttagccatacaggcgagaagccaaacaattgcaatgtctgtgacaaatcattcgccaAGAAAGGCgatctgaccgttcatatgcgtacccatacaggcgagaagccatacaggtgtaatgtctgtggcaaatcattcatacagggagGTAAACTAAcccaacatatgcggacccatacaggcgaaaagccattcagctgcaatgtctgtggcaaatcattcacatgtAAAGGtggtctgaccgatcatatgcttagccatacaggcgagaagccaaacaattgcaatgtctgtgacaaatcattcgccaAGAAAGGCgatctgaccgttcatatgcggacccatacaggcgagaagccatacagttgtaatgtctgtggcaaatcattcatagagGGAGGAAAACTAACAAAACATATGCgggcccatacaggcgagaagccatacagctgcaatgcctgttgcaaatcattcacatggaaaCGTAGTTTGACCAATCATATGCCTAGCCATCCATGCGAGACTCAAACAATTGCAATgatgtga